The genomic stretch TTTCCTGAGAAAGTTTCCACCAATCTCTCCATATGGAGTAAAGAAGCTTCTCTTGCAATTCCACTCGAGCGTCTTACTTTCAAGGAAAGATTTGCAAGTGCATCTAGATAGTCCCTAACTCCTTCCGGTTCTTTTTCAGGAGCGGAGTAGTTGTTTCCTTCTCGATTCTTGCAGAGTTCTACATAACGAATTACTACATTCTCGAAATGATCCATTCTCTCTTTGATATAAGAGTTGGAATCTTCTTGGCCTGGAGGCATTTCGAAGTCCTTGATCTTGACAACATCATACTTATCGTAATGGTCAGTGATGATCCTTTTCAGGTCTTCGTAGCTATCCAATGATACAGGAGGAAAAGTTACTACAGGAAAGTTCTCTCCGATTCTGAGAAAACTTACCACGACGTTGGATGCGATGATCTTTCCGCCCGGAAAAAGCGGGTTCTCACCAACGACATTGCAATATACTATGAGGTTTCCGGATGGATTCTTTTCTGTGCCTTTCTCGAACTTCACGGTCTTCCTCCCTCTGTACTAACTGACTGTGCCCGGTAAATTATTCCCACTTTTTTATCTCTTCAGCCAGATTTTGGAGTATGTTTTTATAAGATTTTGCGATAATTCCGTCAGGTGCTTGGAAAACCAAAGGTTTTCCAGATTCGCCGGCGCTCATCACATCCATCGTAAGTGGGACTCCTCCCAGAAATCTTGTATCGGAAGAATCCGCTAATTTTTGACCTCCGCCCTTAGAAAAAATTGCGGAAGCATGGCCACAATTTGGACACACAAATTCACTCATGTTCTCTACAACACCTAGGATAGGTACTTTAACCTGTTGGAACATGGAAGCTGCACGGTTTGCATCTAAAAGTGCAACAGATTGTGGAGTCGTTACTAAAACTGCGCCGTCTAAATCTATGAGCTGTGCTAGGGAGAGTTGCACGTCACCCGTTCCAGGCGGGAGATCTATAAAAAGAAAATCTAATTCTCCCCAGACGATATCATACAAGAACTGCTCCACTGCTTTACCAAGCATAGGTCCTCTCCAAACCACTGGTTGCTTCTCTTCTATTAAGAAGGAAAAGGAAATGATTTTGAGTCCGTCTTTTTCTAAAGGATAGATCTTATCTTCTTCTGCTTTGAGAGCTACCTTGCCGTTAACACCGAACATTTTTCCGATGGAAGGTCCGTAGATATCCGCATCTAATACTCCCACTTTATAGCCGAGAGAGGCTGCAGCTGCAGCAAGGTTCACGGTAACTGTGGATTTTCCGACCCCACCTTTTCCGGAGCCGATTGCGATTACTTTCTTTACTCCCAGGATCTTATTCGAATCGTCCAGAGTCATCTTAGGATCTACTTCGAATTTGATCTTGATCTTACCTACTCCTTCCTTTTTGGAAAGAGTCTGGCGGATTTGGGCCTCTAAGCCGATTTGGACCCTTCTATCCTGACTTGGGGTCTTGACTAGGATATTCGTTTCTTCTTCGCCGATCTCCAAGGATCCGATCATGCCTAGGGACACGATGTCCTTTTTCAGTTCAGGATGTTTGATCTTGGTTAATTCTCTTTGAATGTCTATGGGTTGGATTTTACCGGCCATTTGTTTCCTTTTCTTCTTCGTATAAGATCGTTTCTGTTTGGATAAATTCCCCTTTTTCCAAGGAGAAGGAAAATCTTTGTATATCTAGTTTTCTTCCGTTCCAGTCCAGTATATGAAAACCACTTTGGTGTCTTGGATCTGCAATCCTTGTGCTAGAAGCAGAGTTGATTACATAAAACGGTTTCTCTGGTCCAGGAGCCTTTACCCAGTTCGTATGAACATGCCCATGCAAATAAGCGATGGGAGGCTTCTCTTTTAGTAGACTCGCGATCTTTTCGCGATTTCTCATCCTATGTCCAGGACTCTCCTGTCTTTCGGGAGGATTCCAGATGGGATGATGGCAGATCAGAAAATAATTCTCGATCTTCTCTCTCTTTAAATATTCCAGCGTGGAATGCACCAACTCTTCCTCAATAAAACCGTACGCATTCAGAACGGAAAGTGGCATATTAGAGTCCCAGCCAACGAGAGCTAGATTACCTATTTTTTTGACTCTTAGATATCCTTTCTGATCCGGGACTTCTTCTCCCATCCAAGTCGAGAAGAATCTTTCGTAGTATGGCATTTCCTTTCCATAGGAAGATTGTTTTGTGTAGCGATCATGATTTCCCGGGATCATAAAAGTCTTATCACTCAAAACCGGTTTGAGAATTTCTAAAGAGCGATTGTATTCTCTTAAATGAGAAACATTTGTGATGTCTCCGGAAATGACGATCGCATCCGGATTGGTAGTTTCTATTTTTCGTACGATTGCATTCCAAAGAGAGATCGGATATTTTTTTCTACGCCGAAAGGTATAGTTTAAATAACCCGGGATCATCTTTCCCTTCAAACTAGAGAAAGGAAGTGGTACGGGAAAATGCAGGTCCGACAGGTGGACCAATTTCACTCGGAAACTTCCCTCCGGATCATTCCTAATACCTCACCCTTTTTGATAATAGAACCCTTCTCTCTGTCTATTCTGGAAAGAACTCCATTGATAGGAGATTCCATCGGAAAGGAAGCCTTGTCTGTTACGAGTTCACAGACTTCTTCTCCGATTTTAATTTGTTGTCCCAATCGAAAATTCCAGCGGACTAATTCGATTTTATCGGTGTCTCCCAGGTCGGGAGCGATCAGTTCGAAATCTTCGGTTTTTGGTGCCATCTTCCTAAAACCAGCTTGCCGTATAGTGTGCGCAAGCCAACGTGTACTAAATTTTCTAAGTTCCCTCCTATGGCAAACCAGAAATCTGTCCTCAAAGGGGCTGAAATCCTCCAAAATATCGAAGATCTTAAAAAGAGAAGATTCTTTCATCTTGAGTTGAAAGGTCTTACTAAACCTACTCGGGATATTCTTTCCGAATTAGTGAACGGACTCTTAGAAGAGATTGGAGCGAATCCTTTAGCTGCCTTTCATCTATTTAGCGGGCTCATGGAAGCTCTTCTCAACGCAATCAAAGGAAATATACGTCATATTATCTTTCGAGACGAACTCTTGAAGAAGATTGCTAGACTTGGCGATACGGAAGAAGAAGCCGAAGAACTTCTTGAGATCATCATGGACACCTCTCCTCTTAGAGATGCGATGCAGAGATATGTTG from Leptospira semungkisensis encodes the following:
- a CDS encoding Mrp/NBP35 family ATP-binding protein, whose amino-acid sequence is MAGKIQPIDIQRELTKIKHPELKKDIVSLGMIGSLEIGEEETNILVKTPSQDRRVQIGLEAQIRQTLSKKEGVGKIKIKFEVDPKMTLDDSNKILGVKKVIAIGSGKGGVGKSTVTVNLAAAAASLGYKVGVLDADIYGPSIGKMFGVNGKVALKAEEDKIYPLEKDGLKIISFSFLIEEKQPVVWRGPMLGKAVEQFLYDIVWGELDFLFIDLPPGTGDVQLSLAQLIDLDGAVLVTTPQSVALLDANRAASMFQQVKVPILGVVENMSEFVCPNCGHASAIFSKGGGQKLADSSDTRFLGGVPLTMDVMSAGESGKPLVFQAPDGIIAKSYKNILQNLAEEIKKWE
- a CDS encoding metallophosphoesterase family protein; amino-acid sequence: MKLVHLSDLHFPVPLPFSSLKGKMIPGYLNYTFRRRKKYPISLWNAIVRKIETTNPDAIVISGDITNVSHLREYNRSLEILKPVLSDKTFMIPGNHDRYTKQSSYGKEMPYYERFFSTWMGEEVPDQKGYLRVKKIGNLALVGWDSNMPLSVLNAYGFIEEELVHSTLEYLKREKIENYFLICHHPIWNPPERQESPGHRMRNREKIASLLKEKPPIAYLHGHVHTNWVKAPGPEKPFYVINSASSTRIADPRHQSGFHILDWNGRKLDIQRFSFSLEKGEFIQTETILYEEEKETNGR
- a CDS encoding lipoyl domain-containing protein, whose protein sequence is MAPKTEDFELIAPDLGDTDKIELVRWNFRLGQQIKIGEEVCELVTDKASFPMESPINGVLSRIDREKGSIIKKGEVLGMIRREVSE